One Papaver somniferum cultivar HN1 unplaced genomic scaffold, ASM357369v1 unplaced-scaffold_135, whole genome shotgun sequence genomic window, CCAACTTGTAAGTCGAAAAGTTAAATGACATATTTGGATACTGAAAGCATAAATCAACCCTGAGAAGTTATAAACAAAAATGATTTTGCTTCGTAGTATGTTTGGATACTAAAAAAAGAAATCAATGTCAAAATCCATAagcaaaaaatattttgcttcacTGAAAGTTTACCTTTTTGCTCCTGAAAGTCAATCAAAAAATACATACCCCAACTGACTTCTGATGTTTCGACTTTCAAAAATCACAAAGTAATCTACGAATATGCATCTAAACTCGCTATTATTGTAAAAGGTTTACTTTTTGGTTTCTAATAACGCCTTTGGATACGAGAAGCAGAAAAGGCAAAGTCAAAAACAGGAGTAAAAATATTTCGCTTCACAAAAAGTCGATTTTTTTACTTCttgaaatcatttcaaaatttcacacCCAAACTAATTTCTTACTTTTTATCTCCTAAAAGTCAAATTACTTGCAGGTGCATTTAAACATGCTATAAAAGTCATTTTGAAGTAGTGTCCCAAACTAACATCCGCTATTTGAACTTAACCTATAGAAGTCAAAATTACTTCTAGATGTTTCCAAACACCCTATAAGTTCATCCAAACAGTCTCCTAGTATCCGCAGGACAATTATGTCATTTCAGTTAACCCTTCCTCAATAAAATCCCTAAAGCTCATTTCATTCGAGACAAAACCCTAGAAGAGTCTCAAAAGCGGTGGTTTCTCTTCTACATCTTCCTCCGTCTCTTCCAAAACTAAGCTTTCATCAATGGCAGCCGCGGCGGTGAGACCTCTGGTTACAGTCCAATCCCTAGAAGGAGACATGGCTACTGATGGTGGAAACACCGTTGCCTTCCCAGCTGTGATGACAGCTTCAATCAGACCTGATATCATCAGATCTGTTCACGCCCTCATCTCGAAGAACGCCAGACAACCTTACGCTGTTAGCAGAAAAGCCGGTCATCAAACATCTGCAGTATCATGGGGTACCGGTCGTGCCGTTTCTCGTATCCCTAGGGTTTCCGGCGGTGGTACTCACCGTGCCGGTCAAGGAGCTTTCGGAAACATGTGTAGAGGTGGAAGGATGTTCGCACCAACACGAATCTGGAGAAGGTGGCATCGTAAGGTTAATGTGAATGAGAAAAGGTATGCTGTTGTTTCGGCTTTGGCTGCATCTGCTGTTCCTTCGATTGTTTTAGCTCGTGGTCATACTATTGAAGGTGTTCCTGAACTTCCTTTAGTTGTTAATGATTCGATCGAAGGTGTTGAGAAAACTAATGCTGCTATTAAGGTTCTGAAACAACTTGGTGCTTATGCTGATGTTGAAAAGGTGAAGGATAGTGAGAAAATCAGGCCAGGGAAAGGTAAAATGAGGAACAGGCGTTATGTGTCGAAGAAAGGTCCTTTGATTGTTTACGGTACCGAGGGATCTAAGATTGCGAAAGCTTTCAGAAACATTCCTGGTATTGAGATTGCTAATGTTGAGAGGCTTAATTTGTTGAAACTTGCTCCTGGAGGTCATCCTGGTAGGTTTATTATCTGGACCAAGTCGGCGTTTGAGAAGTTGGATTCGATCTATGGTTCGTATGAGAAAGCTAGTGACAAGAAGAAAGGATATGTGTTGCCTCGATCTAAAATGGTTAATGCTGATCTTGCTAGGATTATTAATTCTGATGAGATTCAATCTGTTGTTAGACCTATTAAGAAAGATGCTAAGAGAGCACCAATGAAGAAGAATCCTTTGAAGAATTTGAATACTATGTTTAGATTGAACCCGTATGCTAAGACTGCTAGGAGGATGGCTCTTCTGGCCGAAGCTCAACGTGTTAAGGCTAAGAAGGAGAAGCTCGAGAAGAAACGAACCAACATTTCAAAGGTATatctcatttttcatttctttcttAATTTGTTAATATGTTTGTATGGTACTTTGTGGATAACGTTGGTTGATGTGTTAGCTTATGAAGTTTGTAGCATGTAATTGCTGATTTCTAGATTTCCCTTGGAGCATGTGTTTTGCTGTACTGATTTATGCTAATATTTGTTGGTTGGTATATGTTCATATGTTGATATGTGTATTATCAACTAGAATAGAGTGTGATATTGATGTATACATGCTTTGGGTGCCCTAGATTTCAATGTGATGACCTTGATGTGATGTGAAACACCTTAGTAAACGTTCCTgctggtttgaccgatagttaTTGCCTGGATCTTGAATCTCTTAGCACCCACTAAGCCATGTTCGTAGAATAAAATTTGAATTCGGAGTTGCAGTGTACATTAGATTGTATTCGGAATTTATATTGGATTATTGTGTTTGGACTTTTGATCCCTTTTTAACGTAGTCAGGCGAATAATGTGGGTCGATGCATTGGTAAATGAAGTTTGTAACATGTAATTGCTGTTTTCTAGATGTCAATGTATTGGCGTTTGTGCATGTAATTACCGTCTTATGCCAGTGTTGTGTGTGAATTGTATGAGTGTAAGTTTATATGTTGATGTGTGTATTATCAAATAGTATGGAGTATGATATTATGCCTAAACAAAGCAAGTCTTGTAATCTTTGCCCTCCTATTTGTTTCATTTAGATGTCTACATGCTCCGTGTGCCCTAATTTTACTACTTGCAAGTGTCTAGTATTGGTAACTTTCTCCATGTCGCTGTTCATTATGAAAGGACAAATACCTTAGCAAACTGATGAATGATTCTACTAGTTTGATTGATATTTATTTCCTGGACTTTGAATGTTTTAGTACCAACTAATATGTAGTATATGCCATGTTCATAGAATAAAAGTTCAACTCAGAGTTCTCTTTTTGAAATCTATTTTGGATTTGTTGGGTCTGGACTTTGATTCTTTTTTTAACTTGATGGGCTAAtcttatttgtttttggttttgaaggagGAGTCAGCTGCAATCAGGGCTGCAGGAAAGGCATGGTACCAAACTATGATCTCAGACAGCGATTACACAGAGTTCGATGTCTTCCAGAAGTGGCTCGGTGTCTCTCAGTGATTCTCTTGCAGTTTTGTAGTTTCTGTGGGTGGATTTTCTTGAATACTTGCATCTCCTTTTGAACTAGAAATTTAGTTGCTTTGTTCGGTTAGTCAGTTTTAAGGGTAAGACCGATGAAAGACATGAATTTAAGTCGCAGTTTTTGGATCTACAATACATATGGCAGCTTTTGTGTTGTTAAATTTTGCTTGCAAGTACGTGTTACTGCTTATATTCCTTTTCCCAGTTCAGTGAAATATTCTAGTTTGATATTTTCATATTTTAGACTTCATTTGTGCTGCATTTGATTTTGAATGTCAGTTTATTATCTGCTGGTCCTTTGTAACTAGGGCACTCCCGTTTTGACATGGCAGCATGCTATGGTTCTTTCATGTTTCACAAGACACTAAGTTAAGATCGATTAACAAAAATGGTTCTTTCATTTTTCAATGTATTGTTAGTTCTTTCATAGGAAATTTCTTTCAGTCTTGCCTTTTCATGCACCCATTAGTTTAAACTAAGAATCTGGTGTTGCTATTGTTGTTTTCCCTAGTCCGCTCATGGTGACTATGGGGGGGACTGGAAAAATTAGGGGGGACTGGAAAAACTACGTTTGCTCAACTCCTTTTCAACTCCCTGACTTTATAGGGATTACTTCAAGTAGTTCAGTATTTTATTTGTTTAGTTGTTTGCTCTCAGAATTCTGccaggtttttttttcttcttttgtatgTGTGGTGGTTGTGAACAGGTTTTTCAAATGGTGTCTGGTACACTTAATGTTGTTGATAGATGTATACACTTAACTTACACTCTATAATTGAAGTAGAAAAGTAGACATACAGAAAGTAATCAGTAAAATGGGATTCAATCACGGTTCATTGCGTCTTTACTAGTTGTTGTATCGCGGTTGGCCTGGTTCAGTGTTGGATATCCATTCACAGAGTGATAGACTTGTAGTTTCATATAATCAGCAGCCAACCAGTTTTATTGTTGGGGTTAGTCATGTCTTTGTTGTAGTGGTGTCTTTGAACCCACAATGAGGATTAGCTGAATATTGGATTTTATTGCGATATCAAAATCCTGGCAGAATTTTTGAGAGCTGGGAAGACTCTTGGCAAGTTATATTTTAAAAATTGTAATGCGGATATATCTGATAGTCTTCTTTTGCCTTCGAATGGTGCATTTTAGTGATTGTTATGACTGAACCACTTGCTATTTGTTTCTGTAATAGAACGAGCAACTTAAATCTAATTGTTAGCCGAGGCAGCATTGAAGCCATCTTCTCAACCCTGTACACCCAACTCTGGTTGCAACTAGTACTCTGCTGTTCTCTAAAACTTCTCCTGATTCCCGATGTTTTGGGTACTGCTGGGGATTAAAACCAACGCCAAGTAGCCGCTGAGTTCTTAAGCAGATTCTATGTCTTATCTCAGCATGTAACTCTTCATTCAAAAAGGGATGAAGCTACCGGCCAGACCACGATGGCCAAATTTAATGATTTTGATAGAGATAGTTGTTGATTTGTTCTCCATTTTAATCAAAGGGATTTCAGTTCTAAGGTTCTTAAGAGGTCAAGATGTGATTTCAGTGGGGAGTGATTGGACTTTTCCCTCACCTAACTTCTCTGTAGCAGCTGGTACTTATTCGCTTCCGCTGGTTTTAGCACCCAACATGAAGATTTGGAGAGCCAACTCTAAAGGGCAGTTTGCCATGAAAGACACTTACAAGGCCATGTCAGCCCATAAAAATCATGGGCATCGGCATTCTCTGGTTTGGTTCAAGATGCACATTCCCAGACACTCTAAAGGGCAGTTTGTCATGAAGACTAGAGACAGTCTATTGCTCATCTCTTTCATGACTGCCGCATCTCTGCTCTTATCTGGAGTGGTTTGCTTCTCAAGTTGGGATTTACTAGAGGCTCAACTCATTCTTGGGAAAATGAAATTCAGTGCTGTCTTTGTTACTTCGCAGGAACTCATCCGATCAGTTCTACTATGAAATTGGCGTTCACTGGATTCATTTACCAGATTTGAGGGAAAGGAATAACATAGTTTTTGCTGCTAAGAAGAATTCTGCTTTACAAGTCGTCTTCTTATTATTCAGAGGACATTCAGCTCAAGATAAGTGCTCATATCAGGTCATGCAATGACATCCCAGATAATAGAAGGTTTATGCGCAACTGGAATGTGGACAGCTCTTTTATTCCTAAAATTTGGAAACCTTGTTGGTGGGTTGGCCCTGAAGGAGATGATATCATGATTAATTCTGATGgttctttaaaagaaaaactctGCTGGCTTTGGAGCTATTCTCAGGACTAAACATGGTGGGGTTGTGGATTGTGCTTATTGGGGTAGGCAGCCTATTTCAGTTTCTGCTCATGAATTACAGGGGGTTGAGATTGGCCATTGAGAATAATGTGCAGAAAATTCATTTTCCTTTCTGGTTACCAAGATTGAACCAAATCCACCTTGGAACTTGCTGCATATCTGGATGAGGGTCTGTTGTTTATTGGAGAGTTTTGCAAGTGTCAAATTCAGTCATTGTTACAGGGAAACTAATAGCAAGTTTGTCCGATTGGTTTCTAGTCGGTTCAATTTTGAGTTTCAAGGTATTCTGTTTGAGGATAGTACTCTCTTAGTAGAAAAGTGTACTCGGTAGTGGGATGTGTGCCTTGTGTCTATTATCTTGTTTTGGTTTTGGGCTTTAGCCCAGCTGATTGTATCAACACAGAAAAACAAGAAGTGATCCAAAGAGAAAAACTATAGAAACAAAATACAAAGGAAGGAACTCTTGTTTAAGAGAAATGAAGGCATTATCTTTCTT contains:
- the LOC113333964 gene encoding 60S ribosomal protein L4-like, coding for MAAAAVRPLVTVQSLEGDMATDGGNTVAFPAVMTASIRPDIIRSVHALISKNARQPYAVSRKAGHQTSAVSWGTGRAVSRIPRVSGGGTHRAGQGAFGNMCRGGRMFAPTRIWRRWHRKVNVNEKRYAVVSALAASAVPSIVLARGHTIEGVPELPLVVNDSIEGVEKTNAAIKVLKQLGAYADVEKVKDSEKIRPGKGKMRNRRYVSKKGPLIVYGTEGSKIAKAFRNIPGIEIANVERLNLLKLAPGGHPGRFIIWTKSAFEKLDSIYGSYEKASDKKKGYVLPRSKMVNADLARIINSDEIQSVVRPIKKDAKRAPMKKNPLKNLNTMFRLNPYAKTARRMALLAEAQRVKAKKEKLEKKRTNISKEESAAIRAAGKAWYQTMISDSDYTEFDVFQKWLGVSQ